A genomic segment from Rahnella aceris encodes:
- a CDS encoding S-(hydroxymethyl)glutathione dehydrogenase/class III alcohol dehydrogenase, producing the protein MQMIKTRAAVAWGPNQPLSIEEVDLMPPQKGEVLVRIVATGVCHTDAYTLSGKDPEGVFPAILGHEGGGVVEAVGEGVTSVAVGDHVIPLYTPECGECKFCKSGKTNLCQAIRTTQGKGLMPDGTTRFFKDGKPIFHYMGTSTFSEYTVVPEISLAKINKEAPLEEVCLLGCGVTTGMGAVINTAKVKKGDTVAIFGLGGIGLSAIIGAVMAGAGRIIGIDLNTSKFDLARKLGATDLINPKDFDKPIQDVIVEMTDGGVDFSFECIGNVNVMRSALECCHKGWGESVIIGVAGAGEEISTRPFQLVTGRVWRGSAFGGVKGRSQLPGLVQRYLDGEFALNDFITHTLPLEEINQAFDLMHEGKSIRTVIHFNK; encoded by the coding sequence ATGCAAATGATCAAAACACGTGCGGCCGTCGCCTGGGGCCCGAATCAACCTCTGTCCATCGAAGAAGTGGATTTGATGCCGCCGCAAAAAGGCGAAGTGCTGGTGCGTATTGTCGCCACCGGTGTTTGTCATACTGATGCTTACACGCTGTCCGGCAAAGATCCGGAAGGCGTTTTCCCGGCGATCCTCGGCCATGAAGGCGGCGGTGTCGTCGAAGCCGTCGGCGAAGGTGTCACCAGCGTGGCCGTGGGCGACCACGTGATCCCGCTGTACACACCGGAATGTGGCGAGTGTAAGTTCTGTAAATCCGGCAAGACCAACCTGTGTCAGGCGATCCGCACCACACAAGGCAAAGGCCTGATGCCGGACGGCACCACCCGTTTCTTTAAAGACGGCAAGCCGATTTTCCATTACATGGGCACTTCGACCTTCTCCGAATACACTGTGGTGCCTGAAATCTCCCTGGCGAAAATCAATAAAGAAGCGCCGCTGGAAGAAGTGTGTCTGCTCGGTTGTGGCGTGACCACCGGGATGGGCGCGGTCATCAACACCGCTAAAGTGAAAAAAGGCGACACCGTGGCGATCTTCGGTCTCGGCGGGATTGGTCTTTCTGCGATTATCGGCGCGGTGATGGCTGGCGCAGGCCGCATCATCGGTATCGATCTGAACACCAGCAAATTCGATCTGGCGCGTAAACTCGGCGCAACTGATCTGATCAACCCGAAAGATTTCGACAAGCCGATTCAGGACGTTATCGTCGAAATGACCGACGGCGGCGTGGACTTCTCCTTCGAATGTATCGGTAACGTCAATGTGATGCGTTCCGCACTGGAATGCTGCCACAAAGGCTGGGGCGAATCTGTCATCATCGGCGTGGCCGGTGCAGGCGAAGAAATCTCCACCCGCCCCTTCCAGTTGGTGACAGGCCGCGTATGGCGTGGTTCTGCTTTCGGCGGTGTGAAAGGTCGCAGCCAGTTGCCGGGCCTTGTGCAACGTTATCTGGACGGCGAATTCGCCCTGAACGATTTCATTACCCACACCCTGCCGCTGGAAGAAATCAACCAAGCCTTTGACCTGATGCACGAAGGGAAATCTATCCGTACGGTTATTCATTTTAATAAGTAA
- a CDS encoding YbfB/YjiJ family MFS transporter has protein sequence MAFRIALSGFLAFVVAMGIGRFAFTPQVPLMIAEHQFSLTGAGLVAAFNYLGYLCGAFDGMRASKHLERRLWLGVWGGVILTLLSAVISGEVLHSIVRFLIGWTSGWAMVMVSAWCNERLAHYGRPAMSAAVFAGPGAGIFLSGMLAVGIHSLQLTSAQAWCVYGVLALIFVAIITPNLPRKGDLHRSHMATEPLIMTPALKRLVWSYSLAGFGYILPATFLSQMASARFPDSLFAQFVWPVFGGAAVIGIIIGILTRHCLTTHTRLALTLWIQGLGILCAEVVPGVSGLVLGALLTGGGFLSVVQLALQYSRELAPNHSRYMAGLLTTGYAVGQLFGPVLSAISTALTHRLEPALYVALAGFIIAGALVFRHKR, from the coding sequence ATGGCTTTTCGTATTGCGCTAAGTGGTTTTCTGGCTTTTGTCGTCGCGATGGGTATCGGGCGTTTTGCCTTTACGCCGCAGGTTCCTTTAATGATAGCTGAACATCAGTTCAGCCTGACCGGCGCGGGGCTGGTCGCCGCGTTCAACTATCTCGGTTATCTGTGTGGCGCGTTTGATGGCATGCGTGCCAGCAAACATCTTGAACGCCGTTTGTGGCTGGGCGTGTGGGGCGGCGTGATCCTGACATTGCTGTCGGCGGTAATTTCCGGCGAAGTGCTGCACAGTATTGTGCGCTTCCTGATCGGCTGGACCAGCGGCTGGGCGATGGTCATGGTATCAGCGTGGTGTAACGAACGGCTGGCGCATTATGGCCGTCCGGCAATGAGTGCCGCGGTGTTTGCCGGGCCGGGCGCGGGGATTTTCCTCAGCGGCATGCTAGCGGTGGGTATTCACAGTTTGCAGCTCACCTCTGCGCAGGCCTGGTGTGTTTACGGCGTGCTGGCGCTGATTTTCGTGGCAATTATCACGCCGAATCTGCCGCGCAAAGGCGACCTGCACCGTTCGCACATGGCGACTGAGCCGCTGATAATGACGCCTGCGCTGAAACGTCTGGTGTGGAGTTACAGTCTGGCGGGCTTTGGCTATATCCTGCCCGCGACGTTTTTATCTCAGATGGCGAGTGCACGTTTTCCTGACAGTCTGTTCGCGCAGTTTGTCTGGCCGGTGTTTGGCGGCGCTGCGGTTATCGGCATCATCATCGGTATTCTTACCCGCCATTGTCTGACTACGCATACCCGCCTGGCGCTGACACTATGGATTCAGGGGCTGGGGATTTTGTGCGCGGAAGTGGTGCCGGGCGTCAGTGGTCTGGTGCTTGGCGCGCTACTGACCGGCGGTGGTTTCCTCAGCGTGGTGCAATTGGCCTTACAATACAGCCGCGAGCTTGCACCCAATCACAGCCGTTATATGGCCGGGTTGCTGACGACCGGTTACGCTGTTGGCCAGTTATTCGGACCGGTTCTGTCGGCGATTTCTACCGCGCTGACCCATCGTCTGGAGCCTGCGCTGTATGTCGCGCTGGCCGGTTTTATTATTGCCGGGGCGCTGGTCTTCCGGCATAAACGATAA
- the gsiD gene encoding glutathione ABC transporter permease GsiD yields the protein MKNWRRNAVLAGLPVITPGTVQPQAGRTPWKAFWRRFRRQHIAMIAGVFILLLIAAAILAPWLVPFDPENYFDYDRLNEGPSLIHWLGVDSLGRDIFSRILMGARISLTAGVLSVVLGAAIGTVFGLLAGYYEGWWDRITMRVCDVLFAFPGILLAIAVVAVMGNGMSNVIIAVAIFSIPAFARLVRGNTLVLKQQTYIESARSIGASDATILFRHILPGTLSSIVVYFTMRIGTSIITAASLSFLGMGAQPPTPEWGAMLNEARADMVMAPHVAIFPSLAIFLTVLAFNLLGDGLRDALDPKLKN from the coding sequence ATGAAAAACTGGCGGCGAAATGCCGTACTCGCGGGTTTACCGGTAATCACGCCGGGAACTGTGCAACCACAGGCGGGAAGGACACCGTGGAAAGCGTTCTGGCGTCGTTTTCGACGGCAGCACATTGCGATGATTGCGGGAGTTTTTATCCTGCTGCTGATTGCTGCGGCCATTCTTGCGCCGTGGCTGGTGCCCTTTGACCCGGAAAATTATTTTGATTACGACCGTCTGAACGAAGGCCCGTCGCTGATCCACTGGCTGGGTGTGGATTCGCTGGGGCGTGATATTTTCAGCCGTATTCTGATGGGTGCGCGGATTTCACTGACGGCTGGTGTCCTTTCTGTGGTGCTCGGCGCGGCAATCGGCACGGTATTCGGCTTGCTGGCGGGATATTACGAAGGCTGGTGGGATCGCATCACCATGCGCGTCTGTGACGTCCTGTTTGCTTTCCCCGGTATTTTGCTGGCGATTGCCGTCGTGGCGGTGATGGGCAATGGCATGTCGAACGTGATTATTGCCGTGGCGATTTTCAGCATTCCTGCCTTTGCGCGACTGGTGCGCGGCAACACGCTGGTACTCAAACAGCAAACCTATATTGAATCGGCGCGCAGCATTGGCGCCTCTGACGCCACGATTTTATTCCGCCACATCCTGCCGGGCACGTTGTCATCGATAGTGGTGTATTTCACCATGCGTATCGGTACCTCGATCATCACCGCCGCCAGTCTGTCGTTCCTGGGCATGGGCGCACAGCCGCCAACGCCGGAGTGGGGAGCGATGCTCAACGAAGCCCGGGCCGATATGGTCATGGCGCCGCACGTGGCAATCTTCCCAAGTCTGGCGATATTCCTGACCGTACTGGCGTTTAATTTGCTGGGGGATGGATTACGGGATGCGCTGGATCCAAAATTGAAGAACTGA
- the fghA gene encoding S-formylglutathione hydrolase, giving the protein MSSSIELLEEHRMFGGWQQRYRHTSESLNCSMTFSIYLPPAQHDAPPPVLYWLSGLTCNDENFTIKAGAQRVAAELGVILVMPDTSPRGEGVANDDGYDLGQGAGFYLNATQAPWAAHYRMYDYLLDELPALISDHFKVSERQSIFGHSMGGHGALMLALRNPQRFCSVSAFAPIVNPAQVPWGRKAFSAYLGDDESQWLQYDSCHLLSSLPADQKPFPILVDQGDSDQFLADQLQPAKLAEIARQRGWPLQLRVQPGYDHSYFTIASFVEDHLKFHAEFLHSPS; this is encoded by the coding sequence ATGAGCAGCTCGATTGAACTACTCGAAGAACACCGGATGTTTGGCGGCTGGCAGCAGCGCTACCGCCATACCTCTGAGAGCCTGAATTGCAGCATGACGTTCAGCATTTATCTGCCTCCGGCGCAACACGACGCGCCGCCGCCGGTGCTGTACTGGCTGTCGGGCCTGACCTGTAATGATGAAAACTTCACGATCAAAGCCGGGGCGCAGCGCGTCGCGGCAGAACTCGGTGTGATTCTGGTGATGCCGGATACCAGCCCGCGCGGTGAAGGTGTCGCCAACGACGACGGTTACGATCTCGGTCAGGGCGCCGGTTTTTACCTGAATGCCACGCAGGCGCCATGGGCAGCGCATTACCGGATGTACGATTACCTGCTTGATGAACTGCCTGCGCTGATCAGCGACCATTTCAAGGTCAGCGAACGTCAGTCGATTTTCGGCCACTCAATGGGCGGCCACGGTGCGCTGATGCTGGCGCTGCGTAATCCGCAGCGTTTCTGTTCGGTGTCAGCGTTTGCGCCCATCGTGAATCCGGCTCAGGTGCCGTGGGGACGTAAAGCGTTCAGCGCGTATCTGGGGGATGACGAAAGTCAGTGGCTACAATACGACAGTTGCCACCTGCTGAGTTCATTGCCAGCGGATCAAAAACCGTTCCCGATTTTAGTCGATCAGGGCGATAGCGATCAGTTCCTGGCGGATCAGCTACAACCGGCAAAACTGGCGGAGATCGCCCGACAACGCGGCTGGCCGTTACAACTGCGGGTTCAGCCGGGGTACGATCACAGTTACTTTACGATTGCGTCATTTGTGGAAGATCACCTGAAATTCCATGCGGAGTTTTTGCACTCCCCTTCATGA
- the gsiC gene encoding glutathione ABC transporter permease GsiC: protein MLNYFLKRLLGLIPTLLIVAVLVFLFVHLLPGDPARLMAGQDADASVVALVRQDLGLDKPLYQQFFTFFGNALTGDFGHSMVSKRPVIDEISSRFMPTFWLTLTSMVWSVIFGLVIGVVSAVWRNRWPDRLGMALAVSGISFPAFALGMLLMQIFSVELGWLPTVGADSWQHYILPSVTLGAAVAAIMARFTRASFVEVMQEDYMRTARAKGVHEAVVVVKHGLRNAMIPVVTMMGLQFGFLLGGSIVVEKVFNWPGLGRLLVDSVEMRDYPVIQAEVLLFSLEFILINLLVDMLYAVINPSIRYK from the coding sequence ATGCTTAATTATTTTTTAAAACGATTACTCGGACTGATCCCGACACTGCTGATTGTGGCCGTGCTGGTGTTTTTATTTGTGCATCTGCTGCCGGGCGATCCGGCGCGGCTGATGGCCGGGCAGGATGCCGATGCCAGCGTAGTGGCGCTGGTGCGTCAGGATTTGGGGCTGGATAAACCGCTTTATCAGCAATTCTTCACTTTCTTTGGCAATGCGCTGACCGGTGATTTCGGCCACTCAATGGTCTCAAAACGCCCGGTCATTGATGAAATCAGTTCGCGCTTTATGCCGACCTTTTGGCTGACGCTGACCAGCATGGTGTGGTCGGTGATTTTCGGGCTGGTGATTGGCGTGGTATCCGCCGTGTGGCGTAACCGCTGGCCGGACAGACTGGGCATGGCGCTCGCCGTTTCCGGTATTTCCTTCCCGGCCTTCGCGCTGGGCATGCTGCTGATGCAAATCTTTTCTGTTGAACTGGGCTGGTTGCCGACGGTGGGCGCTGACAGCTGGCAGCACTATATTCTCCCTTCTGTCACACTCGGTGCAGCGGTGGCGGCGATCATGGCCCGCTTTACCCGCGCCTCTTTTGTCGAAGTGATGCAGGAAGATTATATGCGTACTGCGCGTGCCAAAGGCGTGCACGAAGCGGTGGTCGTGGTCAAACATGGCCTGCGTAACGCGATGATCCCCGTCGTGACTATGATGGGACTGCAATTTGGCTTCCTGCTCGGCGGTTCGATTGTCGTGGAGAAAGTGTTCAACTGGCCGGGGTTAGGGCGGTTGCTGGTCGATTCGGTTGAGATGCGCGATTATCCGGTGATTCAGGCAGAAGTGCTGTTGTTCTCGCTGGAATTTATCCTCATCAATCTGCTGGTGGACATGCTGTACGCCGTCATCAACCCTTCCATCCGATACAAGTGA
- the galS gene encoding HTH-type transcriptional regulator GalS, which yields MVTIRDVARLAGVSVATVSRVLNNPSIASKEAREQVLQAVATLGYRPNANAQALATQSSDTIGVVVMDVSDPFFGALVKAVDTVAQQHQKYVLIGNSYHIAEKERYAIEVLIRQRCNALIVHSKALGDDELSRFMDQVSGMVLINRVIPGYEHRCVWLNNVSGAEMATRLLLSQGHQRIGYIGSSHGIEDDLQRYQGYSQAMTQAHQSGDAPPAAWRAQSSPDLQGGEAAMVELLGRNLHLSAVFAYNDSMAAGAMAVLKENGINIPDDFSLIGFDDIPIARYTSPKMTTVRYPIVSMATLATELALKGAAEQLAAGISHCFMPTLVRRHSVAPWQNVAPVTY from the coding sequence ATGGTCACAATTCGTGATGTCGCCCGGCTGGCGGGGGTTTCTGTCGCCACCGTGTCACGTGTTCTGAACAATCCGTCTATTGCCAGCAAAGAAGCGCGCGAGCAGGTGTTACAGGCCGTCGCCACGCTGGGATACCGGCCCAATGCCAATGCGCAGGCACTGGCGACGCAAAGCAGCGATACCATCGGCGTGGTGGTGATGGATGTTTCAGACCCGTTCTTTGGCGCGCTGGTGAAAGCCGTTGATACCGTCGCGCAGCAGCATCAGAAATACGTCCTGATAGGCAACAGCTATCATATTGCTGAAAAAGAAAGGTACGCCATTGAAGTTCTGATTCGTCAGCGCTGTAACGCACTCATTGTGCATTCCAAGGCGCTGGGGGATGACGAGCTTTCGCGATTTATGGATCAGGTGTCGGGCATGGTGCTGATTAACCGTGTCATTCCGGGCTACGAGCACCGCTGTGTCTGGCTTAACAACGTCAGTGGCGCGGAAATGGCAACCCGCCTGTTGCTGTCCCAGGGGCACCAGCGCATTGGTTACATCGGTTCAAGTCATGGTATCGAAGACGATTTGCAGCGCTACCAGGGCTATTCGCAGGCAATGACGCAGGCACATCAGAGCGGAGATGCGCCACCTGCTGCATGGCGGGCGCAAAGTTCGCCGGATCTGCAGGGCGGGGAAGCGGCGATGGTGGAACTGCTCGGGCGTAATCTGCACCTCAGCGCGGTGTTCGCCTACAACGATTCGATGGCTGCGGGGGCGATGGCCGTGTTGAAAGAAAACGGAATTAACATTCCCGATGACTTTTCGCTGATCGGTTTTGATGACATTCCGATTGCCCGCTATACCAGCCCGAAAATGACCACTGTGCGTTATCCGATCGTTTCCATGGCGACGCTTGCCACTGAACTGGCTTTAAAAGGTGCGGCAGAACAGTTAGCTGCGGGCATTTCGCATTGCTTCATGCCTACGCTGGTCAGACGCCACTCGGTAGCTCCCTGGCAAAATGTGGCACCCGTCACTTATTGA
- the folE gene encoding GTP cyclohydrolase I FolE, with protein sequence MPILSKEAILVHEALLARGLETPLREALPIDNETRKQRIQEHMTGIMQLLNLDLSDDSLAETPHRIAKMYVDEIFSGLDYANFPKITVIENKMKVDEMVTVRDITLTSTCEHHFVTIDGKATVAYIPKDTVIGLSKINRIVQFFSQRPQVQERLTQQILVALQTLLGTTNVAVSIDAVHYCVKARGVRDATSATTTTSLGGLFKSSQNTRQEFLRTVRHPS encoded by the coding sequence ATGCCAATCCTGAGTAAAGAAGCCATTTTGGTTCACGAGGCCCTGTTAGCCCGTGGTCTGGAAACCCCTCTGCGTGAAGCTTTGCCGATCGACAATGAAACGCGCAAGCAGCGGATCCAGGAACATATGACCGGCATCATGCAGCTTCTCAATCTGGATCTTTCCGATGACAGTCTGGCGGAAACGCCGCACCGCATCGCCAAGATGTATGTGGATGAAATCTTCTCCGGACTTGATTACGCCAACTTCCCGAAAATCACCGTCATCGAAAATAAGATGAAAGTGGATGAAATGGTCACCGTGCGCGATATCACCCTGACCAGCACCTGCGAACACCATTTCGTGACCATCGACGGCAAAGCGACCGTGGCGTATATCCCGAAAGACACCGTAATCGGCCTGTCGAAAATCAACCGCATTGTGCAGTTCTTCTCACAGCGCCCGCAGGTTCAGGAGCGTCTGACCCAGCAGATACTGGTTGCCCTGCAAACCCTGCTCGGCACCACCAATGTCGCGGTTTCCATTGATGCGGTGCATTACTGCGTGAAAGCGCGTGGTGTGCGTGACGCGACCAGCGCAACGACGACGACTTCGCTCGGTGGTCTTTTCAAATCCAGCCAGAATACGCGACAAGAATTTTTAAGAACCGTCCGCCATCCGTCGTAA
- the gsiB gene encoding glutathione ABC transporter substrate-binding protein GsiB translates to MNQQKSKGKNVVRQAVLAAAVFGSLASASAWAAKDVVIAVGSNFTSLDPYDANDTLSQAVAKSFYQGLFGFDKDMKLENVLADSYTVSKDGLVYTIKLHPGIKFQDGTDFNAAAVKVNFDRASNPDSHLKRYNLFKNIASTEAVDDTTVKITLKAPFSAFINILAHPSAVIISPAALTKYGKDIGFHPVGTGPYTLEQWNQTDFVKVKKFDGYWKKGEPKLDTITWRPVADNNTRAAMLQTGEADLAFPVPYEQAALLEKNAKLDLVTAPSILHRYISFNVTQKPFDNVKVREAINYAINKQALIKVAFAGYAVPSEGPLPQGIEYAAKFKPWPYDPAKAKALLKEAGYPDGFTTTLWSSHNNSTAQKVLQFTQQQLAQVGIKVTVTAMDAAQRAAQVENVGQKEAGIRMFYTGWSASTGEADWALSPLFSTQAAPPKQFNTAFYSNAQVDKDLTDALKTTDKAEKAKLYADAQKQIWSDAPWAFLVTERLVSAKNKRLTGFYVMPDTAFSFDDADVK, encoded by the coding sequence ATGAATCAGCAGAAATCTAAAGGTAAGAACGTTGTCCGTCAGGCCGTGCTCGCTGCCGCTGTTTTCGGTTCGCTGGCGTCGGCTTCTGCATGGGCGGCAAAAGACGTGGTTATCGCCGTAGGTTCTAACTTCACCTCGCTTGATCCGTATGACGCTAACGACACCTTATCGCAGGCGGTCGCCAAATCTTTCTATCAGGGGCTGTTTGGCTTTGATAAAGATATGAAACTGGAAAACGTTCTGGCGGACAGCTATACCGTCAGTAAAGACGGTCTGGTTTACACCATCAAACTGCATCCGGGCATCAAATTCCAGGACGGTACTGACTTCAATGCGGCGGCGGTGAAGGTCAACTTTGATCGTGCCAGTAACCCGGACAGTCACCTCAAGCGTTATAACCTGTTTAAAAATATCGCCAGCACTGAAGCCGTTGATGACACCACGGTGAAAATCACGCTGAAAGCGCCGTTCTCCGCCTTTATCAACATTCTGGCGCACCCGTCTGCGGTGATTATTTCCCCGGCGGCGCTGACCAAATACGGCAAAGACATCGGTTTCCATCCGGTCGGTACCGGCCCGTATACGCTTGAACAATGGAACCAGACTGACTTTGTGAAAGTGAAGAAGTTCGACGGTTACTGGAAAAAAGGTGAGCCGAAACTCGATACCATTACCTGGCGTCCGGTGGCTGATAACAACACCCGGGCAGCCATGCTGCAAACCGGCGAAGCGGATCTGGCGTTCCCGGTGCCTTACGAACAGGCAGCCTTATTGGAGAAAAATGCCAAACTGGATCTGGTGACGGCGCCATCGATTCTGCATCGCTACATCAGTTTCAATGTCACGCAAAAACCGTTCGATAATGTGAAAGTGCGTGAGGCGATTAACTACGCGATTAACAAGCAGGCGCTGATCAAAGTGGCGTTTGCCGGTTATGCTGTGCCGTCTGAAGGGCCATTGCCGCAGGGCATCGAATACGCCGCGAAATTTAAACCGTGGCCGTATGATCCGGCAAAAGCCAAAGCATTGCTGAAAGAAGCCGGTTACCCGGATGGTTTCACCACTACGCTGTGGTCCTCACACAACAACAGTACCGCGCAAAAAGTGTTGCAGTTCACCCAGCAACAACTGGCACAGGTCGGTATCAAGGTGACGGTTACCGCCATGGACGCCGCACAGCGTGCTGCGCAGGTTGAGAATGTGGGGCAGAAAGAGGCGGGCATCCGCATGTTCTACACCGGCTGGTCGGCGTCTACCGGTGAAGCAGACTGGGCGTTGTCTCCGCTGTTCTCCACACAGGCCGCGCCACCGAAGCAGTTCAATACCGCGTTCTACAGCAATGCGCAGGTGGATAAAGATTTGACCGATGCGCTGAAAACGACTGACAAAGCTGAGAAAGCTAAACTGTACGCTGATGCCCAGAAGCAAATCTGGAGCGATGCGCCGTGGGCGTTCCTGGTCACTGAACGTCTGGTTTCAGCCAAAAACAAACGTCTGACCGGCTTCTATGTGATGCCCGATACGGCGTTCAGTTTTGATGATGCAGATGTGAAATAA
- the ptrR gene encoding putrescine utilization regulator PtrR produces the protein MDLTQLRMFCCVAETGSLARAAEQLHRVPSNLTTRLRQLELELGTDLFIREKQRIRLSAMGHNFLNYAERILALSDEAMSIMHAGEPAGNFALGSMESTAATRLPSLLAAYHQKFPQVALSLVTATSGEIIDSVRAGRLAAALVDGPIDFDDINGCISFRERMVVITPPGESPLEVPAGRSGHTVFAFRPSCSYRQRLQGWIKHMNVPVANTLEIQSYHSMMACVASGAGIAMIPRSVLEQLPGHERVEIHEMPDEFADTATWLIWRRDAFSPNVRALKELIIEQNDGVIPLLKHPLAAEHDPALHPTY, from the coding sequence ATGGATCTCACTCAGTTACGGATGTTTTGCTGCGTAGCGGAAACCGGTTCGCTGGCGCGTGCGGCAGAGCAACTGCATCGTGTCCCGTCGAACCTGACCACCCGCCTGCGCCAGCTCGAACTCGAACTGGGCACCGATCTGTTTATCCGCGAGAAGCAACGCATCCGCCTGTCCGCCATGGGCCATAACTTCCTCAACTACGCCGAGCGCATTCTGGCGCTGAGCGACGAAGCGATGAGCATCATGCATGCCGGTGAACCGGCCGGGAATTTCGCGCTGGGGTCGATGGAAAGCACGGCGGCAACACGCCTGCCTTCTTTGCTCGCCGCTTATCATCAGAAGTTTCCGCAAGTGGCGCTGTCGCTGGTGACGGCGACTTCCGGAGAAATCATCGACAGCGTGCGTGCCGGACGTCTCGCCGCAGCCCTGGTTGATGGCCCGATCGATTTTGACGATATCAATGGCTGTATTTCTTTTCGCGAGCGCATGGTGGTGATTACCCCGCCGGGCGAGTCGCCGCTGGAAGTGCCTGCGGGTCGCAGCGGCCACACCGTTTTTGCATTCCGCCCCAGTTGTTCCTACCGCCAGCGTTTACAGGGCTGGATCAAACACATGAATGTGCCGGTCGCTAACACCCTGGAGATTCAGTCCTATCATTCCATGATGGCCTGTGTCGCCAGCGGTGCGGGTATCGCCATGATCCCGCGTTCTGTGCTGGAACAGTTGCCCGGCCACGAGCGGGTAGAAATTCACGAAATGCCGGATGAATTCGCCGATACCGCCACCTGGCTTATCTGGCGCCGGGATGCGTTCAGTCCGAATGTCCGGGCGCTGAAAGAACTGATCATCGAACAGAATGACGGGGTGATCCCGTTACTGAAACATCCGCTCGCCGCAGAACACGATCCGGCGTTGCATCCGACTTATTAA
- the yeiB gene encoding DUF418 domain-containing protein YeiB, with translation MRSRIATLDFARGLAIFGILLLNISAFGLPKAAYLNPAFAGTPSASDTWTWAVLDALAQGKFLMMFAMLFGGGLFLLLPRGKHWIQARLSILLLCGFLHATLMWDGDILLSYGLIGLVCWRMVREGRSSQSLISTGIILYLIGVAVLAMLGFITSPKPGSFWLPGPAEIQYEQYWRLKGGWEAIRNRLDLLSSSLLAIGAQYGWELAGAMLIGSGLMRSGWLKGAFRVSHYRKVAAVLLPLSLLIQIPAIYLQYRTGWDYRWSGFLLQVPREIGSLMQAVSYLALCYGFWPLISRWRITHWISQTGRMALTNYLLQTLICITFFNVFGFYQHFDRLQLVALVPLVWVCNVLVTLLWLRHFRQGPVEWLWRQLTAKAAGEELKAA, from the coding sequence GTGCGCTCACGTATTGCCACGCTCGACTTTGCCCGTGGTCTCGCCATTTTTGGCATTCTTCTGCTCAATATCAGCGCCTTCGGTTTACCGAAAGCCGCTTACCTGAATCCGGCATTTGCCGGAACGCCTTCAGCTTCTGATACCTGGACCTGGGCGGTGCTCGACGCGCTGGCGCAAGGCAAATTCCTGATGATGTTCGCCATGCTGTTTGGCGGCGGTCTGTTTTTATTGCTGCCGCGCGGCAAACACTGGATCCAGGCCCGGCTGTCGATTTTATTACTGTGCGGTTTTCTTCATGCCACCCTGATGTGGGACGGTGATATTTTGCTGTCATACGGGCTGATTGGTCTGGTGTGCTGGAGGATGGTGCGGGAAGGGCGCAGCAGTCAGTCGCTGATTTCAACGGGCATCATTTTGTATCTGATCGGTGTGGCCGTGCTGGCGATGCTGGGATTTATTACCTCGCCGAAGCCCGGTAGTTTCTGGCTTCCGGGACCGGCGGAAATTCAGTATGAACAATACTGGCGGCTGAAAGGGGGTTGGGAAGCTATCCGCAACCGGCTCGATTTACTGTCATCCAGTTTGCTGGCGATTGGCGCGCAATACGGCTGGGAACTGGCGGGCGCCATGCTGATTGGCTCCGGCCTGATGCGCAGCGGATGGCTCAAAGGTGCGTTTCGCGTCTCGCATTACCGCAAGGTCGCAGCCGTACTGTTACCGCTTTCATTGCTGATTCAGATCCCGGCGATTTATCTGCAATACCGTACCGGCTGGGACTACCGCTGGAGCGGTTTTCTGTTGCAGGTGCCGCGTGAAATTGGCTCGCTGATGCAGGCGGTGAGCTATCTGGCGCTGTGCTACGGCTTCTGGCCGCTGATTTCCCGCTGGCGCATAACGCACTGGATTTCGCAGACTGGCCGCATGGCACTGACCAATTACCTGTTACAGACGCTCATCTGCATCACCTTCTTCAATGTTTTCGGCTTCTATCAGCACTTTGACCGCCTGCAGCTGGTCGCACTGGTGCCGCTGGTCTGGGTGTGCAATGTGCTGGTGACATTGCTGTGGCTGCGTCATTTCCGCCAGGGGCCGGTGGAGTGGCTCTGGCGTCAACTGACGGCGAAAGCAGCGGGTGAAGAACTAAAAGCTGCCTGA